One genomic region from Pseudomonas hormoni encodes:
- a CDS encoding LexA family protein: MDKWIELVKAKMSELNVTQEILAERLGMSQGGIGHWLNKRRQPGIDDMNRVLHALGMEFLEVALVIREPDTSKEESQDLVRKYNPYFRYPVSDWRESCEVRDGEPTVYDKARFELTDYHAQGAAFWLRVVGDAMTAPSGVSIAEGMMILVDPAIVPEPGKLVIAQWPDSTEATFRKLIEEGGQRYLVPLNPTYPKALFTEACRIIGVVVQATARF; this comes from the coding sequence ATGGATAAATGGATTGAATTGGTCAAGGCCAAGATGAGTGAACTCAACGTCACTCAAGAGATACTCGCCGAGCGCCTCGGAATGTCCCAGGGCGGCATCGGCCATTGGCTGAACAAACGCCGCCAGCCGGGCATCGATGACATGAACCGGGTGTTACACGCACTGGGCATGGAGTTTCTCGAAGTGGCGCTGGTCATCCGCGAGCCGGACACGTCGAAGGAGGAAAGCCAGGATCTGGTGCGAAAGTACAACCCGTACTTCCGCTACCCGGTCAGTGACTGGCGAGAATCCTGCGAGGTGCGCGACGGCGAGCCGACGGTGTATGACAAGGCGCGATTCGAGCTGACCGATTACCACGCTCAGGGCGCGGCGTTCTGGTTGAGGGTGGTGGGCGATGCGATGACGGCACCGAGTGGTGTCAGTATTGCCGAGGGGATGATGATCCTGGTGGACCCGGCCATTGTGCCGGAGCCCGGAAAACTGGTGATCGCCCAATGGCCGGACAGCACCGAGGCGACCTTTCGCAAGCTGATCGAAGAGGGCGGGCAGCGTTACCTGGTCCCGCTCAATCCGACGTATCCGAAAGCCCTTTTCACTGAAGCCTGCCGAATCATCGGCGTAGTGGTTCAGGCAACGGCCAGGTTCTGA
- a CDS encoding DUF6124 family protein, whose amino-acid sequence MTIPSNDLPDLQIDTSLTSPKGSAAAQRALDYYLKPAVSEEAEEERFFEVNRNVSSEEALVRASDLLRCAAATASESANNLHGVHRDLAFSTVHMIDMAKALLDRSLDGDHHA is encoded by the coding sequence ATGACCATCCCCAGCAACGACCTGCCCGACCTGCAAATCGACACCTCCCTCACCTCGCCAAAAGGCTCGGCCGCCGCACAGCGGGCGCTGGATTATTACTTGAAACCAGCTGTGTCCGAAGAGGCGGAGGAAGAGCGTTTTTTTGAGGTGAACCGCAACGTCAGCAGCGAGGAAGCGCTGGTGCGTGCTTCAGATCTGTTGCGCTGCGCCGCCGCCACGGCGTCCGAGTCGGCGAACAATTTGCACGGTGTCCACCGGGACCTGGCGTTTTCGACGGTGCACATGATCGATATGGCCAAGGCGTTGCTGGATCGATCCCTGGATGGGGATCATCACGCGTAA
- a CDS encoding M14 family metallopeptidase, producing MTVAKSSFSISANFDSGNIEVLDISNPLQALLTIKPDTRSQHFQWFHFKASGLHVGQEHWFRLSNASKSSYNKAWDGYQAVASYDHVNWFRVPTIFEGDCLRFSLEATATHAWFAYFEPYSRGRHDWLIEQALTKAGTELLATGKSVEGRDIQLLRKGTGVEGRRKVWMIAQQHPGEHMAEWFMEGVIERLERHDDPVLNKLLASADLYLVPNMNPDGAFHGHLRTNAMGQDLNRAWQSASQEVSPEVLFVQQQMEKYGVDLFLDIHGDEEIPYVFTAGCEGNPGYTPRIEKLEEHFRSHLKHLTKDFQTKHGYTRDEPGKANMTLACNSIGEKFDCLSLTLEMPFKDNNDAPNALTGWSGKRSKQLGKDVLTTVADMVDTLR from the coding sequence ATGACCGTGGCTAAATCCTCTTTCAGCATCAGTGCAAATTTCGACAGCGGCAACATTGAAGTGCTGGATATCAGCAATCCGTTGCAAGCGCTGTTGACCATCAAGCCCGACACCCGCAGCCAGCATTTCCAGTGGTTTCACTTCAAGGCCAGCGGGTTGCACGTCGGTCAGGAGCACTGGTTTCGTCTGAGCAATGCCAGCAAATCCTCATACAACAAAGCCTGGGATGGTTATCAGGCGGTGGCTTCCTACGATCACGTCAACTGGTTCAGGGTACCGACCATTTTCGAAGGTGACTGCCTGCGTTTCAGCCTCGAAGCCACGGCGACCCACGCCTGGTTTGCCTACTTCGAACCCTACAGCCGTGGCCGCCATGACTGGTTGATCGAGCAGGCGCTGACCAAGGCCGGCACCGAACTGCTGGCCACCGGCAAGAGTGTCGAAGGTCGTGACATTCAGCTGCTGCGCAAAGGCACCGGTGTCGAAGGTCGGCGCAAGGTCTGGATGATTGCCCAGCAACACCCCGGCGAGCATATGGCCGAGTGGTTCATGGAAGGTGTGATCGAACGCCTGGAAAGGCACGACGATCCCGTCCTGAACAAACTGCTGGCCAGCGCCGATTTGTACCTGGTGCCTAACATGAACCCGGACGGCGCCTTCCACGGTCACCTGCGCACCAACGCCATGGGCCAGGACCTCAATCGTGCCTGGCAGAGCGCCAGCCAGGAAGTCAGTCCGGAAGTCCTGTTCGTTCAGCAGCAGATGGAAAAATATGGCGTCGACCTGTTCCTCGACATCCACGGCGATGAAGAAATCCCTTACGTGTTCACCGCCGGTTGCGAGGGCAACCCAGGCTACACGCCGCGGATCGAAAAACTCGAAGAGCACTTCCGCAGTCATCTGAAGCACCTGACCAAGGATTTCCAGACCAAACACGGCTACACCCGCGACGAGCCGGGCAAAGCCAACATGACCCTGGCGTGCAACAGCATTGGCGAGAAATTCGACTGCCTGTCACTGACCCTGGAAATGCCGTTCAAGGACAACAACGATGCACCGAATGCACTGACAGGCTGGTCGGGCAAGCGGTCGAAGCAGTTGGGCAAGGATGTGCTGACGACCGTCGCGGACATGGTCGATACCTTGCGCTGA
- a CDS encoding winged helix-turn-helix transcriptional regulator gives MAKRTSMQSSECPVARSLDAIGDWWSLLIVRDAFDGIRRFGEFQRSLGMAKNILSARLRTLVTHGIFDLVPASDGSAYQEYVLTEKGRGLFPLIIGLRQWGEAFFYEEGEAHSRVVDRDNGRPVRTLELRAEDGRLLGPEDCVRVAAE, from the coding sequence ATGGCCAAACGCACAAGCATGCAAAGCTCCGAATGCCCGGTCGCCCGTTCACTGGATGCCATTGGCGATTGGTGGTCGTTGTTGATCGTGCGCGATGCCTTCGACGGCATTCGCCGGTTCGGCGAGTTTCAGCGCAGTCTGGGCATGGCGAAGAACATTCTCTCGGCGCGATTGCGCACGCTGGTGACCCACGGGATTTTCGATCTGGTGCCGGCGTCGGATGGCAGCGCGTATCAGGAATATGTCCTGACGGAGAAGGGCAGAGGGTTATTCCCGCTGATCATTGGTTTGCGGCAGTGGGGTGAGGCGTTTTTCTATGAAGAAGGGGAGGCGCATTCGCGGGTGGTTGACCGAGATAACGGTCGACCGGTGCGGACATTGGAGTTGCGCGCCGAGGACGGGCGTTTATTGGGGCCGGAGGATTGCGTGCGGGTCGCGGCCGAATGA
- a CDS encoding MFS transporter — protein sequence MKPTQTTLSTGVVLLFAVACGLAVGNVYYAQPLLDAMAEAFAMDPATVGIVVTLTQVGYGVGLLLLVPLGDLLNRRRLIVTQTLLSALALLMIAFASNSAWLLLGMTLTGLLAVVTQVLVAYAATLAIPAQRGRVVGVVTSGIVVGILLARTVAGGMADLAGWRSIYLLSAGLTLLMALLLFRVLPKHEDAQPASSYAALLGSVFTLFKEEPVLRQRAMLALMTFASAMVLWTPMVLPLSAPPLSLSHTQIGLFGLAGAAGALAAARAGHLADRGLGQWTSGLSLLLMLVSWLPIALTQSSLWALLLGVITLDLGLQAVHVTSQSMIYSVRPEAQSRLTAGYMLFYSIGSALGSIGSTAMYAWGGWLGVCLLGAGINAVALVYWWRTLNIKTPEPCGEGACSRSAAQQS from the coding sequence ATGAAGCCCACTCAAACAACACTCAGCACCGGCGTTGTTCTGCTGTTCGCCGTCGCCTGCGGCCTGGCCGTCGGCAATGTGTATTACGCGCAGCCCTTGCTCGATGCCATGGCCGAGGCGTTTGCCATGGACCCGGCCACCGTCGGGATCGTCGTCACGCTGACTCAAGTCGGTTATGGCGTCGGATTATTGCTGCTGGTGCCGCTTGGCGATCTGCTGAACCGTCGACGCCTGATCGTCACGCAAACCCTGCTGTCGGCGCTGGCCTTGTTGATGATCGCGTTCGCCTCGAACAGTGCCTGGCTGTTGCTCGGGATGACGTTGACCGGGCTGTTAGCCGTCGTGACACAAGTATTGGTGGCCTACGCCGCGACATTGGCCATCCCGGCGCAGCGCGGGCGCGTGGTCGGCGTGGTCACCAGCGGCATCGTCGTCGGCATTCTGCTGGCCCGGACAGTGGCGGGCGGTATGGCTGATCTGGCGGGGTGGCGCTCGATTTATCTGTTGTCGGCGGGGTTGACCCTGTTGATGGCGTTGCTGCTGTTTCGCGTGCTGCCCAAACACGAAGACGCGCAACCCGCCAGTTCTTACGCGGCGTTGCTCGGTTCGGTGTTTACGTTGTTCAAGGAAGAACCGGTGCTGCGTCAACGGGCGATGCTCGCGTTGATGACCTTCGCCAGCGCCATGGTGCTGTGGACGCCCATGGTGTTGCCGCTGAGTGCCCCGCCGCTGTCGTTGTCCCACACGCAAATCGGATTGTTCGGATTGGCCGGTGCTGCCGGTGCATTGGCGGCTGCACGCGCCGGGCATCTGGCCGATCGCGGTTTGGGGCAATGGACCAGCGGGTTGTCACTGTTACTGATGCTGGTTTCCTGGCTGCCGATCGCCCTGACCCAATCCTCCTTGTGGGCCTTGTTGCTGGGGGTGATTACCCTGGATCTTGGCTTGCAAGCCGTGCATGTCACCAGCCAAAGCATGATCTACAGCGTGCGACCCGAAGCCCAAAGCCGCCTTACCGCGGGTTACATGCTGTTCTATTCGATTGGCAGCGCGTTGGGTTCGATCGGTTCGACGGCAATGTATGCGTGGGGCGGGTGGCTCGGCGTTTGCCTGCTGGGGGCAGGCATCAACGCCGTGGCATTGGTCTATTGGTGGCGAACATTGAACATCAAAACACCGGAACCCTGTGGCGAGGGAGCTTGCTCCCGCTCGGCTGCGCAGCAGTCGTAA
- a CDS encoding cytochrome b yields the protein MSAQPNHFAPMARLLHWLMALMIIAMLFIGAGMVASVSERHEWLIHLHKPLGIAILLLVIVRLGVRFSTRQPPLPADLPGWQALAAKASHVLLYALMFILPLLGWAMISAAGDPVMLSSSLQLPSIVPANAQVFAFLRKAHGYLAYLLFLTVLLHLAAALFHGWVRRDDVLDSMLRGKDRT from the coding sequence ATGAGCGCCCAACCGAACCACTTCGCGCCAATGGCGCGACTGCTGCACTGGCTGATGGCGTTGATGATCATTGCCATGCTGTTTATCGGCGCGGGCATGGTCGCCTCTGTCTCAGAGCGTCATGAATGGCTGATCCATCTGCACAAACCGCTGGGCATTGCGATTCTATTGCTGGTGATCGTGCGCCTCGGCGTGCGCTTTTCTACCCGACAACCACCGCTTCCGGCGGATTTGCCCGGTTGGCAGGCGCTGGCGGCGAAGGCCTCGCATGTCTTGCTGTACGCCTTGATGTTTATCCTGCCGCTGCTCGGCTGGGCGATGATTTCGGCGGCGGGCGACCCGGTGATGCTCAGCAGTTCGTTGCAATTGCCCTCGATCGTGCCGGCCAATGCGCAGGTGTTTGCGTTCCTGCGCAAGGCGCATGGGTATCTGGCGTATCTGCTGTTTCTGACCGTGTTGCTGCATCTGGCTGCGGCGTTGTTTCACGGTTGGGTGCGGCGTGATGACGTGCTGGACAGCATGTTGCGGGGCAAGGATCGCACCTGA
- a CDS encoding catalase family peroxidase translates to MVDRSSPPTRPPLSAASLTLRLAGIAVVVAVVAGAFAYVNGTFDPQRLTPKKLINVLETNNGVHPGFRRNHSKGVCVIGHFESSGEARSYSSAQVFNEVRTPVVGRFALPAGNPYAPDSSVPIRSLALRFTQANGQQWRTGMNSMPVFPVGTPEAFYQLQQAQSPDPATGKPNPAAVPAFFGSHPEAAPFLAWIKTAKPSASYVTETYNSVNAFYLVNATGQKQAVRWSMVPVAQDAAGATAPEGGDFLEKDLVQRIAAGPLRWQLKITLADPGDPVNDASKTWPDGRKVVNAGTLVLESTQPQLNGECRDINYDPLVLPAGIEGSDDPLLAARSAGYASSYLRRTSEVSQLPAAKQEAQQ, encoded by the coding sequence ATGGTAGATCGCTCATCACCGCCCACCCGGCCACCCTTGAGTGCCGCGAGCCTGACGTTGCGTCTGGCCGGCATTGCCGTGGTGGTCGCTGTCGTGGCCGGGGCTTTTGCCTACGTCAACGGCACCTTTGACCCACAGCGCCTGACGCCAAAAAAACTGATCAATGTGTTGGAAACCAACAACGGCGTGCACCCCGGGTTCCGCCGTAATCACTCCAAAGGGGTGTGCGTGATCGGGCATTTCGAGAGCAGCGGTGAGGCGCGCAGCTATTCCAGCGCTCAGGTATTCAATGAGGTGCGGACCCCGGTGGTCGGGCGTTTCGCGTTGCCGGCTGGCAATCCTTACGCGCCGGACAGCAGCGTGCCGATTCGCAGCCTCGCACTGCGTTTCACCCAGGCCAACGGCCAACAGTGGCGCACCGGGATGAACAGCATGCCAGTGTTCCCGGTAGGCACACCCGAAGCGTTCTACCAATTGCAGCAAGCCCAGTCACCAGACCCGGCCACTGGCAAACCGAACCCGGCAGCGGTGCCGGCGTTCTTCGGTTCGCACCCGGAAGCCGCGCCGTTCCTGGCCTGGATCAAAACCGCCAAGCCGTCCGCCAGTTACGTGACGGAAACCTACAACAGCGTCAATGCGTTTTACCTGGTCAATGCGACCGGGCAAAAGCAAGCGGTGCGCTGGAGCATGGTGCCGGTGGCGCAGGACGCGGCAGGCGCTACGGCGCCAGAAGGCGGTGATTTCCTCGAGAAAGACCTGGTTCAGCGGATCGCCGCGGGACCGTTGCGTTGGCAGCTCAAGATCACGCTGGCCGACCCCGGTGATCCGGTGAACGACGCCAGCAAAACCTGGCCCGACGGTCGCAAAGTGGTGAACGCCGGCACGCTGGTGCTCGAAAGCACCCAACCGCAACTCAATGGCGAATGCCGGGACATCAACTACGACCCGCTGGTCTTGCCCGCCGGTATCGAAGGTTCCGACGACCCGTTGCTCGCAGCTCGTTCAGCCGGTTATGCCAGTTCCTACTTGCGCCGCACCAGCGAAGTCAGCCAATTGCCTGCCGCTAAACAGGAGGCTCAACAATGA
- a CDS encoding RNA polymerase sigma factor, whose product MNDIDEQLSEIIPRLRRFAVSLTRNPSSADDLVQSCLERALSSWSAKRPEGDLRAWLFSILYRQFLDAHRRSRRYARMLELFTGRDDTQPSVERTVIAQSTLQAFDQLSTEQRALLLWVSVEGLSYKEVAEILDVPIGTVMSRLSRARQALRQLSDGEITRPSLRRLK is encoded by the coding sequence ATGAATGATATCGACGAACAACTGAGTGAAATCATTCCCAGATTGCGCCGGTTTGCCGTGTCGTTGACGCGCAACCCCAGCAGCGCCGACGATCTGGTGCAGTCATGCCTTGAGCGGGCGCTGTCGAGCTGGAGCGCAAAACGCCCCGAGGGCGACTTGCGCGCCTGGCTGTTTTCGATTCTTTATCGGCAATTTCTCGACGCGCACCGACGCTCGCGGCGCTATGCGCGGATGCTCGAACTCTTTACCGGACGGGACGATACCCAGCCGTCGGTAGAACGCACCGTGATCGCCCAATCAACCCTGCAAGCCTTTGATCAGCTCAGCACCGAGCAACGCGCGTTGCTGCTCTGGGTGTCGGTCGAAGGCCTGAGTTACAAGGAGGTCGCCGAGATTCTCGACGTCCCCATCGGCACCGTGATGTCGCGCCTGTCCCGCGCCCGCCAGGCCTTGCGCCAACTCAGCGACGGCGAAATCACCCGCCCTTCTCTGCGGAGACTCAAATGA
- a CDS encoding anti-sigma factor family protein produces the protein MISMPPSERDLHAYVDHQLNDDDRRLVETFLAGNVEMSAQVRAWQQDAQQLRAALSGALQQPANPDLDPTLIRQRLKRQSRRHLASAAVLLIAVSIGGISGWQAREMTLISAAAPMADAMQAYRLFAQQGMLPADYKVSDDGDMQGWLDRYFTQAHRLPDLSGAGFKPVSGRLLSTEQGPAAMVVYEDPSGHKVSFYVRPPGPKNFLLPRGSRSDGELQAEYWSGGGYNYAMVSPTDTPTAKMLKQTVQF, from the coding sequence ATGATCAGCATGCCCCCGAGCGAGCGTGACCTGCACGCCTATGTGGACCACCAACTCAATGATGACGACCGACGCCTGGTGGAGACTTTTCTGGCCGGCAACGTGGAAATGTCTGCACAGGTCCGCGCCTGGCAGCAGGACGCCCAGCAACTGCGCGCGGCCCTCAGCGGTGCGTTGCAGCAACCGGCCAACCCGGACCTCGACCCGACGCTGATTCGCCAGCGCCTCAAGCGACAATCGCGCCGTCACCTGGCCAGCGCCGCCGTGTTGCTGATCGCCGTGAGTATCGGCGGAATCAGCGGCTGGCAGGCGCGGGAAATGACCCTCATCAGCGCTGCAGCGCCGATGGCCGATGCGATGCAGGCTTATCGGCTGTTTGCCCAACAAGGCATGCTGCCGGCGGATTACAAGGTCAGCGACGATGGCGATATGCAGGGCTGGCTCGACCGTTATTTCACCCAGGCCCATCGCTTGCCGGACCTTTCCGGCGCAGGGTTCAAACCTGTCAGCGGGCGCTTGCTCAGTACCGAGCAAGGGCCGGCGGCGATGGTGGTTTACGAGGATCCGAGCGGGCATAAAGTCAGCTTCTACGTGCGCCCGCCGGGGCCGAAAAACTTCCTGCTGCCGAGGGGCAGTCGCAGTGATGGTGAATTGCAGGCTGAGTATTGGTCGGGGGGTGGATACAACTACGCGATGGTCAGCCCGACAGACACGCCGACGGCGAAAATGCTCAAGCAAACCGTGCAGTTTTGA
- a CDS encoding IS110 family transposase, translated as MISWVGIDISKSNLVVWVQPDGEGFELSNTSEGCVELLQRLSQYEVGRVLLEATGGYERKVMAALLGANFNVLRINPRRARAFAVAMGKNAKTDLIDAAVLADFAEVLKMDGDKVISPEREALRELVQQREHFVQQRDDNKRRLQQAQLPAVVAAIKGHIHYLQVQIKQLDKTIHQSMHDLDAEKTERLISVKGIGTVATASLLVYLPELGKLDRRQVAALAGIAPCNDDSGNHSGKRQIYGGRARVRRALYMSCWVVIRYQADFKARYDALRARGKSAKVALIACMRILLIRLNAMLRDGTEWR; from the coding sequence ATGATTTCCTGGGTCGGCATCGATATCTCCAAATCAAACCTCGTTGTTTGGGTTCAACCAGACGGTGAAGGTTTTGAGCTTTCAAACACCTCAGAAGGCTGTGTTGAGCTTCTTCAGCGCTTGAGCCAGTACGAGGTTGGCCGAGTTCTGCTGGAGGCCACGGGAGGCTACGAACGCAAGGTCATGGCCGCATTGCTAGGTGCCAACTTCAATGTCCTCAGGATCAATCCTCGCCGGGCCAGGGCTTTCGCCGTGGCGATGGGCAAAAATGCCAAGACCGATCTGATCGATGCAGCTGTGTTGGCCGATTTCGCCGAGGTCTTGAAGATGGACGGCGACAAGGTCATTTCGCCTGAGCGTGAAGCGTTGCGCGAGCTGGTTCAGCAACGCGAGCACTTCGTACAGCAACGGGACGACAATAAGCGCCGGCTTCAGCAGGCTCAGCTACCCGCTGTTGTGGCGGCAATCAAAGGCCATATTCATTATCTGCAAGTTCAGATCAAGCAGCTCGATAAAACCATCCACCAGAGCATGCACGACCTGGACGCAGAAAAAACCGAGCGGCTCATCTCTGTTAAAGGTATCGGCACGGTCGCCACTGCCAGTTTGCTGGTTTACCTGCCCGAATTGGGCAAGCTCGACCGTCGCCAGGTCGCCGCACTGGCAGGAATTGCACCCTGCAACGATGACAGCGGCAATCACAGCGGGAAACGCCAAATCTATGGAGGAAGAGCCCGTGTGAGGCGTGCGCTTTACATGTCCTGCTGGGTAGTGATCCGCTATCAAGCTGACTTTAAAGCACGCTATGACGCTCTTCGGGCGCGAGGCAAGAGCGCGAAGGTCGCGCTCATCGCCTGCATGCGAATATTACTGATCAGACTGAATGCCATGCTGAGAGACGGCACCGAATGGCGCTGA
- a CDS encoding IclR family transcriptional regulator, with protein MTDSTERNENKNEVGVGAVSRLFAVLRTLGDTVEGGERVTQLAQRIGLSQPTTHRLLRSLMDEGMVEQDVRSKRYRLSLDFFALAARAGNTGNLRELVRPSLLRLSASLGDSLFLLARSGFDAICLDRSEGPFPIRTFTGDIGGRVALGVGQGSLAILAFLPEEERDTVIHYNLPRLKDFHLYDEVFLRSEVDNVRALGYAGRNTGVLQGMAGVAVPILDREGRAVAALSVATVSDRLGPDRLPTVVDMLKREAALIGPRINPFDPLLRRPSQVFGQG; from the coding sequence ATGACTGATTCCACTGAGCGGAATGAAAACAAAAATGAAGTCGGCGTCGGTGCCGTCTCAAGACTGTTTGCCGTGTTGCGCACGTTGGGTGACACCGTCGAGGGCGGCGAGCGTGTGACGCAACTGGCCCAGCGCATCGGTTTGTCGCAGCCGACCACGCACCGTTTGCTGCGCAGCCTGATGGACGAGGGCATGGTCGAGCAGGACGTGCGCAGCAAACGTTATCGCCTGAGCCTGGATTTTTTTGCGCTGGCGGCGCGTGCCGGCAACACCGGAAACTTGCGCGAACTGGTGCGGCCGTCGTTACTGCGACTCTCGGCCTCGCTGGGGGATTCGTTGTTTTTGCTGGCGCGCAGTGGTTTTGATGCGATCTGCCTGGACCGCAGTGAAGGGCCGTTTCCGATCCGTACGTTTACCGGCGACATCGGCGGGCGGGTGGCGCTGGGTGTGGGCCAGGGCAGCCTGGCGATTCTGGCATTCCTGCCGGAAGAGGAACGCGACACGGTGATTCATTACAACTTGCCGCGGCTGAAGGATTTTCACCTGTATGACGAGGTGTTCCTGCGCTCGGAAGTCGACAACGTGCGCGCCCTCGGTTACGCCGGGCGCAACACCGGCGTGTTGCAGGGCATGGCCGGCGTGGCGGTGCCGATTCTTGATCGTGAGGGGCGTGCGGTGGCGGCGTTGAGTGTCGCCACCGTGAGTGATCGGCTGGGGCCGGATCGCTTGCCGACGGTGGTGGACATGCTCAAGCGCGAAGCGGCGCTGATCGGGCCGCGGATCAATCCGTTTGATCCGCTGTTGCGCCGGCCTTCGCAGGTTTTCGGGCAGGGTTGA
- a CDS encoding ABC transporter ATP-binding protein: protein MAFVQLEGLGKRYGEIDAVVATHLSVEKGEFVSLLGPSGCGKTTTLQMIAGFVEVTSGRIMLDGRDITHAKPASRGLGVVFQSYALFPHMTVKDNVAFGLRMRKVPNGELQQRVDRVLKLVRLDQHAERYPRELSGGQRQRVALARALVIEPPVLLLDEPLSNLDANLREEMQFEIRRIQREVGITTLMVTHDQSEALSISDRVVVMQAGRITQIDAPYTLYEHPRTEFISGFVGKANLLPGERDSAGVVQVRSGGELTLSLRPEKIDLREKDHGRLQGKIVSRFFLGSQWLYGVSTTLGELCVVRRNDGSAPMNEGTAVGLDWDAALLRVLSVDEVSA from the coding sequence ATGGCTTTTGTGCAACTTGAAGGACTCGGCAAACGTTACGGCGAAATCGACGCCGTCGTGGCCACCCACCTCTCGGTCGAGAAAGGTGAGTTCGTTTCCCTGCTCGGCCCCTCCGGCTGCGGCAAAACCACCACCCTGCAAATGATCGCCGGCTTCGTCGAAGTCACCAGCGGGCGCATCATGCTCGACGGTCGCGACATCACCCACGCCAAACCCGCCAGCCGTGGTTTGGGCGTGGTGTTCCAGAGTTACGCGCTGTTCCCGCACATGACCGTCAAGGACAACGTCGCCTTCGGCCTGCGCATGCGCAAAGTGCCCAACGGCGAGTTGCAGCAGCGCGTGGATCGGGTGCTGAAACTGGTGCGCCTGGATCAGCATGCCGAGCGTTACCCACGAGAACTGTCCGGTGGTCAGCGCCAGCGTGTTGCCCTGGCCCGAGCGCTGGTGATCGAGCCGCCGGTGCTGCTGCTCGACGAACCGCTGTCCAACCTCGACGCCAACCTGCGCGAAGAGATGCAGTTCGAGATCCGTCGCATCCAGCGCGAAGTCGGCATCACCACGTTGATGGTCACCCACGACCAGTCCGAAGCGCTGTCCATCAGCGACCGCGTGGTGGTGATGCAGGCCGGGCGCATCACCCAGATCGACGCGCCCTACACCCTTTACGAACACCCGCGCACCGAATTCATTTCCGGCTTCGTCGGCAAGGCCAATCTGCTGCCCGGCGAGCGTGACAGTGCGGGTGTGGTTCAGGTGCGCAGCGGCGGTGAACTGACCCTCAGCCTGCGCCCGGAAAAAATCGATCTGCGGGAAAAAGATCACGGCCGTCTGCAAGGCAAAATCGTCAGCCGCTTCTTCCTCGGCAGCCAATGGCTCTACGGCGTCTCCACGACCCTGGGCGAACTCTGCGTGGTGCGCCGCAACGACGGCTCGGCACCGATGAACGAAGGCACGGCAGTCGGTCTCGACTGGGACGCGGCGCTGTTGCGGGTGCTGAGTGTCGACGAGGTGTCGGCATGA
- a CDS encoding ABC transporter permease has product MSTLVALRQGRQGYLLSAPALALYVSLLVIPLLLTLVLSFNVFDYSSGINGDAYTVDHYSSLLGDPYFYEIFLRTFWISALTTLLCVVIGVPEAYILSRMGAPWRSIFLILILTPLLISVVVRAFGWSLLLGADGLVNQTLQAFGGSPMKLLYTPFAVVIALVHVMLPFMIIPVWTSLQKLDPAAEQAALSLGASHLTVMRKVVLPQIMPGVLSGTLIVFGLAASSFAIPGLLGGRRIKMVATLIYDQYLSELNWPMGAAIAVALLLLNLLIMLSWNRMIEGRYKKSLG; this is encoded by the coding sequence ATGAGTACGCTCGTCGCCCTTCGCCAGGGACGCCAGGGTTACCTGTTGTCGGCACCGGCGCTGGCGCTGTACGTCAGCCTGCTGGTGATCCCGCTGCTGCTGACGCTGGTGTTGTCGTTCAACGTCTTCGACTACAGCTCGGGCATCAACGGTGACGCCTACACCGTCGACCACTACAGCAGCCTGCTCGGTGACCCGTACTTCTACGAGATCTTCCTGCGCACATTCTGGATCAGCGCCCTGACCACCCTGCTCTGCGTGGTGATCGGCGTGCCCGAGGCCTACATCCTCAGCCGCATGGGCGCGCCATGGCGTTCGATTTTCCTGATTCTGATCCTCACGCCGTTGCTGATTTCGGTGGTGGTGCGCGCCTTCGGCTGGAGCCTGTTGCTCGGCGCCGACGGTCTGGTCAACCAGACCCTGCAAGCCTTTGGTGGCTCACCGATGAAGCTGCTCTACACGCCGTTCGCGGTGGTGATAGCGCTGGTCCACGTGATGCTGCCGTTCATGATCATTCCGGTCTGGACCTCGCTGCAGAAACTCGACCCCGCCGCTGAGCAAGCTGCGTTGTCCCTGGGCGCCAGCCACCTCACGGTGATGCGCAAAGTGGTGCTGCCGCAAATCATGCCCGGCGTGCTCTCCGGCACGCTGATCGTGTTCGGCCTAGCCGCCAGTTCCTTCGCCATTCCCGGCCTGCTCGGCGGGCGCCGCATCAAGATGGTCGCCACGCTGATCTACGACCAATACCTGTCGGAGCTCAACTGGCCGATGGGTGCGGCCATCGCCGTCGCGCTGCTGTTGCTCAACCTGCTGATCATGCTGTCGTGGAACCGGATGATCGAAGGCCGCTACAAGAAGTCATTGGGATAA